Proteins encoded in a region of the Marinococcus sp. PL1-022 genome:
- a CDS encoding GNAT family protein, translated as MFTYRIREDLYLKLLEPSDAEAVFTLTDNSREHLREWLPWVDHTNEKEDTKAFIHNVRHGWADQKMFSAGIVFQGSIAGIAGFNRLDHQNNLGEIGYWLGENYQGKGIMTAVTEAFISYGFEQLGLNKIVIKVATANEKSRAVPERLGFKQEGTLRQEHWLHDQYVDIAVYSLLNEEWKI; from the coding sequence ATGTTTACATATCGTATCCGGGAAGATCTTTATTTAAAGCTGCTGGAGCCATCAGATGCCGAGGCCGTTTTTACGCTCACAGACAACTCGCGGGAGCATCTAAGAGAGTGGCTGCCGTGGGTGGATCATACAAATGAAAAAGAGGATACAAAAGCGTTCATTCATAATGTGCGGCATGGATGGGCGGATCAAAAAATGTTTTCGGCCGGTATCGTTTTTCAAGGAAGCATTGCTGGAATAGCCGGCTTCAACCGTCTGGATCACCAAAACAACCTTGGGGAAATTGGTTACTGGCTTGGAGAGAATTATCAGGGAAAAGGCATTATGACTGCGGTAACAGAAGCCTTTATTTCTTATGGCTTTGAACAGCTTGGTTTAAATAAAATCGTTATAAAAGTTGCCACGGCTAACGAAAAAAGCCGTGCTGTACCGGAGAGATTGGGATTTAAGCAGGAGGGCACACTGCGGCAGGAGCACTGGCTGCATGACCAATACGTGGATATTGCGGTATATAGTCTGCTGAATGAAGAATGGAAAATTTAA
- the rpsM gene encoding 30S ribosomal protein S13 translates to MARVAGVDIPRDKRIAISLTYVYGIGKSLAVQVLNEADVDQNTRVRDLTEDELARIRTAIDNNHTVEGDLRRETSLDIKRLMEIGSYRGIRHRRGLPLRGQNTKNNSRTRKGPRRTVANKRK, encoded by the coding sequence ATGGCACGTGTTGCAGGAGTAGATATTCCGCGTGATAAGCGTATTGCTATTTCACTCACTTACGTATACGGCATCGGCAAATCGCTTGCAGTTCAGGTTCTGAACGAAGCTGACGTTGACCAGAACACCCGTGTGCGTGATTTAACAGAAGACGAGCTGGCCCGTATCCGTACGGCTATTGATAACAACCATACGGTAGAAGGGGATCTTCGCCGTGAAACTTCCCTCGACATCAAACGCTTGATGGAGATCGGAAGCTACCGCGGGATCCGTCATCGTCGTGGACTGCCGCTTCGCGGACAAAACACGAAGAACAATTCCCGTACCCGTAAAGGCCCGCGTCGTACAGTAGCAAACAAACGTAAATAA
- a CDS encoding energy-coupling factor transporter transmembrane component T produces the protein MFENVIIGQYLPGRSFLHHMDPRAKIAAVLFLIIAVFLVNSWNGYALFGAAAIAVYFLSGVPFRYIRKGMFPVFILVILTFFLHAFFTREGEVLFSIGMFSFYEEGIRQGLFISLRLLLLVYFTSLLTLTTSPIDLTDALEQMFSPLERFKFPAYDVAMMMSIAIRFIPTLLQETEKIIKAQTARGADFNKGSMRDRMQAFVSLLVPLFVRAFRRAEDLAYAMEARGYNGGEGRTKLRLLVWGWRDTLCCVLIAAFGIVLLFLRQ, from the coding sequence ATGTTTGAAAATGTCATAATCGGCCAGTACCTGCCAGGGCGCTCCTTTCTTCATCATATGGATCCGCGGGCGAAGATTGCCGCCGTATTATTTTTGATCATCGCGGTTTTTCTCGTGAACAGCTGGAATGGCTACGCGCTTTTCGGAGCGGCAGCGATAGCCGTTTATTTTCTCTCAGGCGTTCCGTTTCGGTATATTCGCAAAGGCATGTTTCCGGTATTCATTTTAGTAATATTGACTTTCTTTCTGCATGCGTTTTTCACAAGGGAAGGGGAGGTGCTATTCTCAATCGGCATGTTTTCTTTTTATGAGGAAGGCATCCGCCAGGGACTGTTTATTTCTCTTCGTCTGCTGCTGCTCGTATACTTTACGTCGCTCTTAACGCTGACAACGAGTCCGATTGATCTTACAGATGCATTGGAGCAGATGTTTTCCCCGCTCGAGCGCTTTAAGTTTCCCGCCTATGATGTGGCGATGATGATGTCTATTGCGATCCGGTTTATTCCTACACTGCTTCAGGAAACAGAAAAAATCATTAAAGCCCAGACGGCCCGCGGCGCTGATTTTAACAAAGGCTCTATGCGGGATAGGATGCAGGCATTTGTCTCCCTTCTGGTGCCGTTATTTGTACGTGCCTTCCGCCGGGCGGAAGACTTGGCCTATGCGATGGAGGCCCGCGGCTATAATGGAGGAGAAGGACGGACCAAGCTTCGTCTGCTTGTGTGGGGATGGAGAGATACCCTGTGCTGTGTCCTGATCGCAGCATTTGGAATTGTTTTATTGTTTTTACGTCAGTAA
- a CDS encoding energy-coupling factor transporter ATPase — MEVNFQNVSHVYMKKTPFETLALKNINARFRSSSVTAVIGRTGSGKSTLVQHINGLLKPSAGVVTVGEHQLEARTKRKMVKTVRSHVGMVFQYPEHQLFEETVEKDLLFGPKNKGMDVAEIQKKLPELLQQVGLSETLLERSPFELSGGQMRRVAIAGVLATNPDILILDEPTAGLDPQGQKEILELFMDWQRVYQPTTIMITHQMEEAAAFAEYMYVMEDAEIRMQGEPEAIYAQREKLQEMDLDIPEQVQVLQQIERDSGIRFPHYKLSPTEAADYWEHAVQNGEVPHV; from the coding sequence ATGGAGGTAAATTTTCAAAACGTAAGCCATGTGTACATGAAAAAAACACCATTTGAAACGCTGGCACTTAAAAATATAAACGCCCGCTTCCGCTCTTCTTCCGTGACGGCTGTCATTGGGCGTACCGGCTCGGGGAAATCGACACTTGTACAGCATATCAACGGCCTGCTGAAGCCTTCCGCCGGTGTGGTGACGGTAGGGGAGCACCAGCTGGAAGCCAGGACAAAACGAAAAATGGTCAAAACGGTGCGGAGTCATGTAGGGATGGTGTTTCAGTATCCCGAGCACCAGCTGTTCGAGGAAACCGTCGAAAAAGATTTATTATTTGGGCCGAAAAACAAGGGAATGGATGTTGCAGAGATACAAAAAAAGCTTCCGGAATTGCTGCAGCAGGTGGGACTCAGTGAAACACTGCTGGAGCGCTCGCCGTTCGAGCTGAGCGGGGGACAGATGCGGCGGGTAGCAATAGCTGGGGTGCTTGCCACCAACCCGGACATTCTTATCCTGGACGAACCGACCGCCGGGCTCGACCCCCAGGGGCAAAAAGAAATTTTGGAGTTATTTATGGACTGGCAGCGTGTGTATCAGCCGACTACGATTATGATTACGCATCAGATGGAGGAGGCGGCCGCATTTGCTGAGTACATGTATGTGATGGAGGATGCAGAGATCAGAATGCAGGGAGAGCCGGAAGCCATTTATGCCCAACGGGAAAAGCTGCAGGAAATGGATCTGGATATCCCGGAGCAGGTACAGGTGCTTCAGCAGATTGAACGGGACAGCGGCATCCGCTTCCCGCACTATAAGCTTTCTCCAACAGAAGCTGCCGATTACTGGGAGCATGCGGTTCAGAACGGGGAGGTGCCGCATGTTTGA
- the rplM gene encoding 50S ribosomal protein L13, which translates to MRTTYMAKPGDVKRKWYVVDAQGQTLGRLASEVAAILRGKTKPQYTPHIDVGDNVIIVNAEKIHLTGKKLSQKYYHRHSGYPGGLRSTRADDMRREKPEKMLEIAIKGMLPKNTLGREQGKKLFVYEGPEHNHQAQQPEELQLRG; encoded by the coding sequence ATGCGTACGACATACATGGCTAAGCCAGGCGACGTAAAACGCAAATGGTACGTAGTAGACGCACAAGGCCAGACACTCGGACGTCTTGCAAGTGAAGTCGCTGCAATCCTTCGCGGTAAAACAAAGCCACAATACACCCCGCACATCGACGTTGGGGATAACGTGATTATTGTTAATGCAGAAAAAATCCACTTGACAGGGAAAAAGCTTTCTCAAAAGTATTATCACCGTCACAGCGGTTATCCAGGTGGACTGAGATCTACACGCGCAGACGACATGCGTCGTGAGAAACCAGAAAAAATGCTCGAAATTGCTATTAAAGGCATGCTTCCGAAAAATACTCTTGGCCGTGAACAAGGCAAGAAGCTATTTGTATACGAAGGCCCAGAGCACAATCACCAGGCACAACAACCAGAAGAACTGCAACTGCGCGGTTAA
- the rpsI gene encoding 30S ribosomal protein S9, which yields MAQVQYYGTGRRKNSSARVFLEPGDGKITVNDRELDEYFNLETLKLVVKQPLAATGTEGSYDIKVTVRGGGFTGQAGAIRHGVARALLKVDPDFRPTLKSEGYLTRDARMKERKKYGLKSARRAPQFSKR from the coding sequence TTGGCACAAGTACAATATTACGGTACTGGACGCCGGAAAAACTCATCGGCTAGAGTTTTTCTTGAGCCAGGCGATGGAAAAATCACTGTAAACGACCGTGAACTCGACGAGTATTTCAATCTTGAAACATTGAAGCTTGTTGTAAAGCAGCCACTCGCTGCTACAGGCACGGAAGGTTCTTATGACATTAAAGTAACTGTAAGAGGCGGCGGCTTCACCGGCCAGGCTGGTGCTATCCGTCACGGAGTAGCGCGCGCTCTCCTGAAAGTAGACCCGGATTTCCGTCCTACTCTGAAATCTGAAGGCTACCTGACTCGTGACGCACGTATGAAAGAACGTAAAAAATACGGTCTCAAATCAGCACGTCGTGCGCCACAGTTCTCGAAGCGTTAA
- a CDS encoding KOW domain-containing RNA-binding protein, which yields MKDSESRRPDLGQIVRVTRGREAGQYAVVIDVLDDKFLMLADGERRKFDRGKKKNTSHVELLSYISPEVQSSLIETGRVTNAKIRHALYTFFEQEALFEKEN from the coding sequence ATGAAAGATTCGGAGTCAAGGCGACCCGATCTGGGACAAATCGTTCGAGTGACCCGGGGGCGCGAAGCTGGTCAGTACGCGGTAGTAATTGATGTGCTGGATGATAAGTTTCTTATGCTGGCGGACGGGGAAAGACGAAAGTTCGATCGGGGAAAGAAGAAAAACACGTCCCACGTAGAATTGCTTTCGTATATTTCGCCGGAAGTACAGTCGAGTTTGATAGAAACCGGCCGAGTGACTAACGCGAAAATCCGGCACGCTCTTTACACCTTTTTTGAACAAGAAGCCTTATTTGAAAAGGAGAATTAA
- the infA gene encoding translation initiation factor IF-1 — MAKDDVIEMEGTVVEPLPNAMFRVELENGHKILAHVSGKIRMHFIRILPGDKVTVEISPYDLSRGRITYRYK; from the coding sequence ATGGCTAAAGATGATGTTATTGAAATGGAAGGCACGGTGGTTGAGCCTCTTCCAAACGCTATGTTTCGTGTTGAGCTTGAAAATGGACACAAAATTTTAGCGCATGTTTCCGGTAAGATCCGTATGCACTTTATCCGGATTCTTCCTGGTGATAAAGTAACTGTAGAAATTTCACCGTACGACCTTTCCCGCGGACGTATTACGTACCGCTACAAATAG
- the rpmJ gene encoding 50S ribosomal protein L36 gives MKVRASVKKICDNCKVIRRKGSVMVICSNPKHKQRQG, from the coding sequence ATGAAAGTAAGAGCTTCCGTTAAAAAGATTTGTGACAATTGTAAAGTTATTCGCCGTAAAGGTTCGGTAATGGTAATTTGCTCGAACCCGAAGCATAAACAAAGACAAGGATAA
- the truA gene encoding tRNA pseudouridine(38-40) synthase TruA, with protein sequence MPRVKATVAYDGTFFEGWQVQPGRRTVQREIEEALQKMHKGVHVPVHASGRTDSGVHAKGQVFHFDSPLQLPEHKWGKALESFLPKDIYVWHSAYADEDFHARFDAVEKEYRYCVLLRKERDVFRRNHAFYYPYPTDVEAVKKAVRYLEGEHDFSSFCAANTDVKEKTRTVYKADVTLDGEELWFTFRGSGFLYNMIRIAVGTLLEIGKGNRSPEEMKAIIEAKERAAAGNTAPGHGLYLWKVNY encoded by the coding sequence ATGCCGAGAGTGAAAGCAACGGTGGCGTATGATGGTACATTTTTTGAGGGCTGGCAGGTGCAGCCGGGACGCCGGACTGTTCAGAGAGAAATCGAGGAGGCACTGCAGAAAATGCATAAAGGTGTCCACGTGCCCGTTCATGCTTCTGGAAGGACAGATTCAGGCGTGCATGCAAAAGGCCAGGTCTTTCATTTTGATTCTCCGCTGCAGCTGCCGGAGCACAAATGGGGAAAGGCTCTCGAATCGTTCCTGCCAAAAGATATCTATGTCTGGCACTCCGCTTATGCCGATGAGGATTTTCATGCACGTTTTGATGCGGTGGAAAAAGAGTACCGGTACTGTGTGCTGCTGCGTAAGGAGCGGGATGTATTCCGGCGGAATCATGCCTTTTATTATCCGTATCCTACGGACGTTGAAGCTGTGAAGAAGGCCGTCCGCTACCTTGAAGGGGAGCACGACTTTTCCTCCTTTTGCGCTGCCAACACCGACGTGAAGGAAAAAACCCGTACGGTATACAAAGCAGATGTTACGCTCGACGGGGAAGAGCTGTGGTTTACGTTCCGCGGCTCAGGCTTTTTGTATAATATGATTCGTATTGCTGTAGGGACGCTGCTTGAAATAGGGAAGGGAAACCGTTCCCCTGAAGAAATGAAAGCCATTATTGAAGCGAAGGAGCGGGCAGCTGCAGGCAATACCGCTCCCGGCCACGGGCTGTACCTTTGGAAGGTAAACTACTGA
- the rplQ gene encoding 50S ribosomal protein L17, with protein sequence MPYSKLGRDTSARKALFRDLTTDLIINGRIETTHAKAKEVQPIAEKIITLGKRGDLHARRQAAAFVRKETANEEGQDAVQKLFSEIGPRYEDRQGGYTRVLKLGPRRGDAAEMAIIELV encoded by the coding sequence ATGCCATACTCAAAGCTTGGACGCGACACATCGGCAAGAAAAGCGCTCTTTCGTGATTTGACTACCGACCTTATTATTAACGGCCGGATTGAAACAACTCACGCAAAAGCGAAGGAAGTACAGCCGATCGCAGAAAAAATTATTACTCTCGGAAAACGTGGAGATTTGCACGCCCGCCGTCAGGCAGCTGCATTTGTTCGCAAGGAAACAGCTAACGAAGAAGGACAGGATGCTGTTCAGAAGCTGTTCTCTGAAATCGGTCCTCGTTACGAAGACCGTCAAGGCGGGTACACGCGCGTACTGAAACTCGGACCGCGCCGTGGGGACGCTGCTGAAATGGCTATCATCGAACTTGTATAA
- a CDS encoding Mrp/NBP35 family ATP-binding protein: protein MITEEQVREALQSIEDPDLGKPIVETGGIRSISVKDDSKVRLKIALAKTGTPEQMQMQQQVVDTLKEAGADSVGLRFETLEPEEVEKAGGLKGEEGPKILSEDNKTQFITIASGKGGVGKSTVTVNTAVALARAGKKVGIIDADIYGFSVPDMMGIEERPKVQDERIYPVERFGVKVISMGFFVEDNAPVVWRGPMLGKMLNNFFNEVEWGDLNYLLLDLPPGTGDVALDVHTTLPESQEIIVTTPHPTAAFVAARAGAMAIKTNHRVLGIIENMAYYESRSGEKEYVFGEGGADRLADELKVGILSRIPLGQPLEDDSVFAPSVYQPEHPIGELYDELASTIMNKVPSE, encoded by the coding sequence GTGATTACAGAAGAACAGGTGCGCGAAGCACTTCAGTCCATAGAAGATCCTGATCTGGGCAAGCCGATCGTTGAAACCGGCGGTATCCGTAGTATCAGTGTGAAAGATGACAGCAAGGTGCGTTTAAAAATAGCATTGGCTAAGACTGGTACTCCTGAACAAATGCAGATGCAGCAGCAGGTAGTGGATACGCTCAAAGAAGCCGGGGCCGACTCAGTGGGACTCCGCTTTGAAACTCTTGAACCCGAAGAAGTAGAAAAAGCCGGAGGGTTAAAAGGAGAAGAAGGACCGAAAATTTTATCTGAGGACAACAAGACTCAGTTTATTACCATTGCAAGCGGTAAAGGCGGAGTCGGTAAATCTACAGTTACAGTGAACACAGCTGTGGCGCTGGCCCGTGCCGGAAAAAAGGTAGGTATTATCGACGCAGACATATACGGCTTCAGTGTACCGGATATGATGGGCATTGAAGAACGCCCGAAGGTACAGGATGAACGGATTTATCCGGTAGAGCGTTTCGGCGTTAAAGTCATTTCGATGGGATTCTTTGTGGAGGATAACGCTCCGGTAGTCTGGAGAGGCCCAATGCTTGGAAAAATGCTGAATAACTTCTTTAATGAAGTGGAGTGGGGCGACCTTAATTACCTGCTGTTGGATCTTCCGCCGGGAACAGGGGACGTGGCACTCGATGTTCACACTACCCTGCCGGAAAGCCAGGAAATCATCGTTACTACGCCGCATCCGACGGCGGCATTTGTAGCTGCCCGTGCCGGAGCAATGGCGATTAAAACCAATCACCGTGTATTGGGGATTATTGAAAACATGGCTTATTATGAAAGCCGCAGCGGTGAGAAGGAATACGTCTTCGGCGAGGGCGGAGCAGACCGTCTGGCTGACGAGTTAAAGGTTGGCATTCTCAGCCGCATTCCATTGGGTCAGCCGCTTGAAGACGACAGTGTGTTCGCCCCATCTGTTTATCAGCCGGAGCACCCGATCGGTGAGCTCTATGATGAATTGGCGTCAACGATTATGAATAAAGTACCGAGTGAATAG
- a CDS encoding HAD family hydrolase, producing the protein MADIHWNDKELLIFDLDGTLYEDTEHFDYYAERLAAFIAEKERPAFFSEYEAVQNGERALQIGTAYDAENDRILYLDPVTAQPVRVVNWSGKEMEPSLWAGEYKNLSFDFDKKIAIGDGWWTPHATARHFGVSKEEAYAAYVETKTYMSSEAFQLSQTPSLRSGLQWLQSNGKQMVLVTNSDDEDAESILQQLNLHDLLPPYTRITSANKPAETKDHYEQLLEEYRVSPQETMVIGDNLMNDVMPGVLLGIEGIHISPLADSPSKYIYTVPSLQQPMEELIQYNK; encoded by the coding sequence TTGGCCGATATCCACTGGAATGATAAAGAGTTATTGATTTTCGACCTCGATGGTACTCTATATGAGGATACTGAACACTTTGATTATTACGCTGAACGGCTGGCTGCCTTTATCGCAGAAAAAGAAAGACCTGCATTTTTCTCCGAGTACGAAGCTGTTCAAAACGGCGAGCGGGCTCTGCAGATAGGCACAGCGTATGATGCAGAGAACGACCGTATCCTCTATCTCGACCCGGTCACCGCCCAGCCAGTAAGAGTCGTCAATTGGAGCGGGAAAGAAATGGAACCTTCTCTGTGGGCCGGAGAGTATAAGAACCTTTCTTTTGACTTTGACAAAAAAATAGCTATCGGGGACGGGTGGTGGACTCCCCACGCTACTGCCAGACATTTCGGTGTTTCGAAAGAAGAAGCCTATGCCGCTTACGTGGAAACAAAAACATATATGTCATCTGAAGCCTTCCAGCTTTCCCAGACTCCTTCGCTTCGATCCGGGCTGCAGTGGCTTCAATCTAATGGAAAGCAGATGGTGTTAGTCACCAATAGCGACGATGAAGACGCAGAATCCATTTTACAGCAGTTAAACCTGCATGATCTGCTTCCTCCCTACACCAGGATTACTTCTGCGAACAAACCGGCAGAAACGAAGGATCATTACGAACAATTATTGGAAGAGTACCGGGTCAGTCCTCAGGAAACGATGGTCATCGGAGATAACCTAATGAATGATGTGATGCCCGGCGTTCTGCTTGGAATTGAAGGTATTCATATCAGCCCTTTAGCTGATTCTCCCTCCAAATATATTTATACTGTGCCATCTCTTCAGCAGCCGATGGAAGAGCTCATTCAATACAACAAATAG
- a CDS encoding energy-coupling factor transporter ATPase — MAIIELRDLEYQYEESGEKVLKGLNKKIHQGEWLSIIGANGSGKSTLSRLFNGLSQPTGGYVLVLGKKTTEEESLQMIRREVGMVFQNPEHQFVAPTVRDDIAFGMENAGIPREVMLERIDEVSRWVNIEHILHMEPHRLSGGQKQRAAIAGILALRPQVMVFDESTSMLDPNGRKEILETMNRLCRESGITIVSITHYLEEAFMSDRIWYMKAGQIEKDVTTASIPDQLEWMEAEGMPLPYKYQLYREAKKRGIDIRTLRTMVEGE; from the coding sequence ATGGCGATTATTGAGCTCCGGGATCTTGAATACCAATACGAGGAGAGCGGCGAGAAGGTGTTGAAAGGATTAAATAAAAAGATTCATCAGGGGGAATGGCTTTCAATTATAGGAGCCAACGGTTCGGGGAAATCGACCCTCTCCCGTCTCTTTAACGGCCTGTCCCAGCCAACCGGAGGATACGTTCTTGTGCTGGGTAAAAAAACAACAGAGGAAGAGTCTCTGCAAATGATCCGGCGGGAAGTGGGCATGGTTTTCCAGAACCCGGAGCATCAGTTTGTGGCACCGACAGTGCGTGATGACATTGCTTTTGGAATGGAAAACGCCGGAATTCCGCGCGAAGTGATGCTTGAACGTATTGATGAGGTCAGCCGCTGGGTAAACATTGAACATATTTTACATATGGAGCCCCACCGTCTGTCCGGAGGCCAGAAGCAACGGGCAGCGATAGCCGGAATTCTTGCTTTGCGCCCGCAGGTGATGGTGTTTGATGAATCCACCTCGATGCTTGATCCGAACGGCAGAAAAGAAATTTTGGAAACAATGAACCGGCTGTGCCGCGAATCGGGCATCACCATCGTATCGATTACTCATTATCTCGAAGAAGCCTTCATGTCCGACCGTATTTGGTACATGAAAGCAGGACAAATCGAAAAAGATGTAACCACAGCGAGCATTCCGGACCAGCTGGAGTGGATGGAGGCAGAAGGGATGCCTCTTCCGTATAAATATCAGCTTTACCGGGAAGCAAAGAAGCGGGGGATCGACATACGAACACTCCGTACCATGGTTGAAGGAGAGTAG
- the rpsK gene encoding 30S ribosomal protein S11, with amino-acid sequence MAKAKSNAPRKRRQRKNIESGVAHIRSTFNNTIVNITDVQGNTLAWASAGVLGFKGSRKSTPFAAQMTAETATKAAMEHGLKSVEVTVKGPGAGREAAIRSLQATGVEVTVIRDVTPVPHNGCRPPKRPRA; translated from the coding sequence ATGGCAAAAGCAAAGTCGAACGCACCACGTAAACGCCGTCAGCGCAAGAATATAGAGTCGGGTGTGGCTCATATCCGCTCGACGTTTAACAACACGATTGTAAACATTACGGACGTGCAGGGGAACACACTTGCATGGGCAAGCGCTGGAGTGCTTGGTTTCAAAGGTTCCCGTAAATCCACTCCGTTCGCAGCTCAAATGACTGCGGAAACAGCAACAAAAGCTGCAATGGAACACGGATTGAAAAGCGTAGAAGTTACAGTGAAAGGTCCAGGAGCTGGACGTGAAGCTGCAATTCGTTCCCTTCAGGCAACCGGTGTAGAAGTTACGGTTATTCGTGATGTTACGCCAGTACCTCATAACGGGTGCCGCCCGCCAAAACGTCCACGTGCATAA
- a CDS encoding DNA-directed RNA polymerase subunit alpha, protein MIEIEKPNIEAVEVSEDAKFGKFVVEPLERGYGTTLGNSLRRILLSSLPGAAVSTVQIDGVLHEFSTIEGVLEDVTTIILNLKKLALKVYSDDEKVLEVDVQGEGTISARDITHDSDVEILNPDLHIATLSKNANLHMRLTAHRGRGYVPADGNNSDDLPIGVIPIDSIYTPVERVNYQVENTRVGQITNYDKLTLDVWTDGSIRPEEAVSLGAKIMNEHLNIFIGLTDQAQNAEIMVEKEEDQKEKVLEMTIEELDLSVRSYNCLKRAGINTVQELTQKSEEDMMKVRNLGRKSLEEVQEKLGELGLGLREED, encoded by the coding sequence ATGATCGAAATTGAAAAGCCTAACATTGAAGCGGTCGAAGTGAGCGAAGATGCCAAGTTTGGCAAATTTGTTGTTGAACCATTGGAACGTGGTTATGGTACTACCCTGGGGAATTCCCTGCGTCGTATTCTTTTATCCTCGTTACCGGGAGCAGCGGTTTCTACAGTTCAAATCGATGGGGTTCTTCACGAGTTTTCAACGATTGAAGGCGTACTTGAAGACGTAACGACCATTATTTTGAATTTGAAAAAGCTCGCTTTGAAGGTGTACTCTGATGATGAAAAAGTGCTTGAAGTGGATGTGCAGGGAGAAGGTACAATCTCTGCTAGGGATATTACACACGACAGCGACGTGGAAATCCTGAATCCGGATCTTCATATCGCTACCTTATCCAAAAACGCCAACCTGCATATGCGCCTTACCGCTCATCGCGGACGCGGCTATGTCCCGGCTGATGGAAACAACAGCGACGACCTTCCAATCGGTGTCATTCCCATTGATTCTATTTATACGCCGGTCGAGCGTGTGAATTACCAGGTGGAAAATACCCGCGTCGGGCAGATTACCAACTACGACAAGCTAACGTTGGATGTCTGGACAGACGGAAGCATCCGTCCCGAAGAGGCAGTATCTCTTGGTGCGAAGATCATGAATGAGCACTTGAATATCTTTATCGGTCTGACCGATCAGGCACAGAATGCGGAAATCATGGTGGAGAAAGAAGAAGACCAAAAAGAAAAAGTGCTTGAAATGACAATTGAAGAGCTTGATCTTTCGGTCCGTTCCTATAACTGCCTGAAACGCGCAGGCATCAATACTGTGCAGGAGCTGACGCAAAAGTCAGAGGAAGATATGATGAAAGTCCGCAACCTTGGACGCAAATCGCTGGAAGAAGTTCAGGAAAAGCTCGGTGAACTCGGACTCGGCTTGCGCGAAGAGGACTAA
- a CDS encoding poly-gamma-glutamate hydrolase family protein, producing the protein MRKKYADYAELNAGELEGRDYDIRVLLGSHRTLVALAPHGGAIEAGTSELVEELHRSCHFSAYDFHAKKRTGNRRLHIRSTCFDEPRALSLAAEALFTVTLHGYRGEERKTYIGGLDTSTADLIGAELAASGFSVDFEPPSAIEGKYKGNICNKNRRKQGVQLEISSAQRRAFFANEDLSSANRGNRLSSFYEYAGAIGRALRRAETTVCVTEMQMSE; encoded by the coding sequence ATGAGGAAAAAATACGCTGATTATGCTGAATTAAATGCTGGTGAATTAGAAGGCCGTGATTATGACATACGTGTACTTTTGGGTAGCCATAGAACCCTTGTGGCTCTGGCTCCGCATGGGGGAGCTATCGAAGCGGGAACCAGCGAACTGGTCGAAGAGCTTCACCGCAGCTGTCACTTTTCCGCCTATGATTTTCACGCTAAAAAGCGTACTGGTAACAGAAGGCTCCATATCAGATCCACGTGTTTCGATGAACCAAGAGCCCTCTCACTGGCTGCTGAAGCTTTATTTACAGTTACTCTTCATGGATACCGGGGCGAAGAGAGAAAAACCTATATAGGAGGACTGGATACGTCCACGGCAGACCTTATAGGTGCAGAGCTGGCTGCTTCCGGTTTTAGTGTGGATTTTGAACCACCATCTGCTATAGAAGGAAAATATAAAGGGAATATATGTAATAAAAACAGAAGAAAGCAGGGCGTACAGCTTGAAATCAGTTCAGCCCAGCGCCGTGCTTTTTTTGCTAATGAAGACTTGAGCAGTGCGAATAGAGGCAATCGCCTTTCTTCTTTTTATGAGTATGCCGGGGCGATTGGGAGAGCTTTGAGGCGGGCGGAAACCACCGTTTGTGTTACAGAAATGCAGATGTCTGAATAA